Proteins co-encoded in one Chrysemys picta bellii isolate R12L10 chromosome 13, ASM1138683v2, whole genome shotgun sequence genomic window:
- the LOC135975077 gene encoding olfactory receptor 10A7-like: protein MANTDWGNQTSITEFILLGFGDLPELEIFLFLLFLLIYIVTVSGNILIIVLAITDRNLHTPMYFFLWNLSCLETCYTSTILPRVLASLLTGDKTISISDCAECYLLAVMSYDRFLAICKPLHYAVLMNGRFCLQLAAGSWINGFLAITIVIVLMLQLIFCGPNEIDHFYCESTEIFNLYCSDTNQIDLVIIFLAAIFTLPPFVLTVASYVCIVITILRIPSTTGRQKAFSTCSSHLIVVTIFYGTIMILYMLPKTNTLRALNKVFSVFYTVLTPMANPFIYSLRNTEVKETIGKMVSKCLDFTRNQQSHGFFLSV, encoded by the exons ATGGCAAACACAGATTGGGGAAATCAAACGtccatcacagaattcatcctcctaGGATTCGGGGATCTCCCTGAGCTGGAAATCTTCCTCTTCCTACTGTTTCTACTAATCTACATTGTGACTGTGTCTGGGAACATCCTAATCATTGTGCTAGCTATCACTGATCGaaaccttcacacccccatgtacttcttcctgtgGAACTTGTCCTgtttggagacctgctacacctcaaCCATCCTGCCCAGAGttctggccagtctcctgactggggacaagACCATTTCCATCAGTGATT GTGCAGAATGCTATCTGCTAGCggtgatgtcttatgatcggttcTTGGCCATATGTAAACCGCTGCATTATGCAGTCCTCATGAATGGCAGGTTCTGCCTGCAGCTAGCAGCAGGGTCTTGGATAAATGGATTTCTGGCCATAACCATTGTAATAGTTCTTATGTTACAATTAATtttctgtggccccaatgaaaTTGATCATTTCTACTGTGAATCCACAGAAATATTTAACCTTTACTGTAGTGACACCAACCAGATAGATCTTGTCATTATCTTCCTGGCTGCTATATTCACTCTGCCCCCATTTGTATTAACCGTGGCATCCTATGTATGTATCGTCATCACCATCTTGAGAATTCCTTCCACCACCGGGAGACAGAAGGCCTTTTCCacttgctcctctcacctcattgtggtgacaattttctatgggaCCATAATGATTCTCTACATGCTACCAAAAACCAACACACTGAGAGCCCTGAACAAAGTGTTCTCTGTCTTCTACACAGTTCTGACTCCTATGGCCAATCCCTTCatatacagcctgagaaacacaGAGGTGAAGGAGACTATAGGAAAAATGGTCAGTAAATGTCTAGATTTTACAAGAAATCAGCAATCACATGGGTTTTTTCTTTCTGTATAA